A stretch of Coccidioides posadasii str. Silveira chromosome 2, complete sequence DNA encodes these proteins:
- the ISM1 gene encoding isoleucine-tRNA ligase (EggNog:ENOG410PGFU~COG:J) has product MSDLSRSLARSWSSTLKLPKSTFPARIAAAEQAKYLQRCTDDLYAWQRRQRPADSAQFVLHDGPPYANGDLHIGHALNKILKDIICRVQLAKGKRVEYIPGWDCHGLPIELKALNSKNQVGKDLGPANIRAIARQLAEETVVKQMKGFREWGVMGDWENHWKTMDKEFEMRQLEVFLEMVDKGLIYRRYKPVYWSPSTGTALAEAELEYRDDHVSHAALVKFPLATMPTEIREHPLASGDEIYAVIWTTTPWTLPANAAIAVSKDLNYIIVQSERHGKLLIAESRREYVEHLLEESLKVLMSVAGTSLLSSTYRPLFKDTDGSCQPIIAGDFVTDESGSGLVHCAPGHGMEDYEVCLEHGLSASAPVDGEGRFTDAAMPSSPSMLSGKHVLNEGNKAVVKYLEEEGRLLHKHKYKHKYPYDWRSKLPVIIRATEQWFADVGDIRQQAVSALLNVRFVPQSGKARLEAFVKNRSEWCISRQRAWGVPIPALYHRGTGEAVLTRESVTHIMDVIKQRGIDAWWTDNEHDIAWIPPSLRDPAGPGYARGTDTMDVWFDSGTSWTQMKENDGVESTRSDMYLEGTDQHRGWFQSSLLTHIAHQLAKGSKGHFKAPFKTLVTHGFTLDHAGRKMSKSIGNIVHPHEIMNGTLLPPLKIKKAKGAKEKPTAPVYDALGPDALRLWVAGSDYTKDVVIGQPILKATNGSLHKYRVTFRLILGALQDFDPKNQIPYESLRATDKIALSQLRSLVLACQEAFSNLEFFKAVTAINRWANADFSAFYIESIKDRLYADSTDGLSRRAAQTTIFHIYSHLQSILGPLVPLLVEESWEHTPDVIKSAVDHPLRRIMVPPDPKWGNLFLEKSYPAIAAANAAVKMMQETARVKKQMGSSLQSYVHLNVPDSVSVFQELGTAELADFFVVSSVTLGSGSEVPHEVENAEWSYEGQFELPSGEMGKAWIYTPVEGKCARCWRYLVPESMAEDALCQRCEDVVHELEPNSSEASNTSEASEAASSFSR; this is encoded by the coding sequence ATGTCTGACTTGTCACGATCTCTCGCTCGATCCTGGTCATCGACGCTCAAACTCCCCAAGTCAACTTTTCCGGCCCGCATTGCTGCCGCTGAACAGGCAAAATATCTCCAGCGATGCACCGATGACTTGTATGCCTGGCAGCGTCGCCAGCGACCCGCGGATTCCGCTCAATTCGTGCTCCACGATGGCCCACCCTACGCGAACGGCGATTTACATATCGGACATGCGCTGAATAAAATATTGAAGGACATTATCTGCAGAGTTCAGCTGGCAAAGGGCAAGAGGGTGGAATACATTCCAGGCTGGGATTGCCATGGTTTGCCCATCGAATTGAAAGCCCTGAATTCCAAAAATCAGGTGGGGAAGGACTTGGGCCCGGCTAATATCCGCGCGATTGCACGACAATTGGCCGAGGAGACGGTAGTGAAGCAGATGAAGGGCTTCCGAGAGTGGGGAGTCATGGGCGATTGGGAAAACCACTGGAAAACAATGGACAAGGAATTTGAAATGAGGCAGTTGGAGGTGTTCCTTGAGATGGTGGATAAGGGGCTGATTTATCGGAGGTATAAGCCCGTTTATTGGTCTCCTTCGACAGGAACAGCGTTGGCGGAGGCGGAGTTAGAATATCGCGATGATCATGTGTCGCATGCTGCCCTTGTGAAATTTCCGCTTGCGACCATGCCGACGGAAATAAGAGAGCACCCCCTGGCTTCTGGAGATGAGATATATGCGGTCATTTGGACGACAACACCCTGGACACTACCAGCGAATGCAGCGATTGCTGTCAGCAAGGACCTTAACTACATCATTGTCCAGTCTGAGAGGCATGGAAAGCTCCTGATCGCGGAATCGCGGCGAGAATATGTTGAACACCTCCTTGAAGAAAGCCTCAAAGTACTTATGTCTGTTGCGGGTACCAGCTTGTTATCGAGTACGTATCGGCCACTTTTTAAAGATACAGATGGATCATGTCAGCCAATAATTGCAGGGGACTTCGTCACAGATGAATCTGGCTCTGGTTTGGTCCATTGTGCCCCTGGACATGGTATGGAGGATTACGAAGTGTGTCTAGAACATGGACTTTCAGCCTCAGCTCCTGTCGATGGAGAGGGCCGGTTCACTGATGCCGCCATGCCTTCCAGCCCTTCCATGCTGAGTGGTAAACACGTTTTAAATGAAGGCAACAAAGCTGTCGTCAAATATCTGGAAGAGGAGGGCCGACTGCTTCACAAGCATAAATACAAACATAAATATCCGTACGATTGGCGCTCCAAGCTGCCAGTTATCATTCGCGCGACAGAGCAATGGTTTGCTGATGTGGGAGACATCCGTCAGCAAGCGGTTAGTGCTCTACTGAATGTTCGTTTTGTCCCTCAGTCTGGTAAGGCTAGATTGGAGGCTTTTGTGAAGAACAGAAGTGAGTGGTGTATCTCCAGGCAGCGAGCTTGGGGAGTTCCTATTCCCGCCCTTTACCATAGGGGAACTGGTGAAGCTGTTTTAACGAGAGAAAGCGTCACTCATATTATGGATGTCATCAAACAGCGAGGGATTGATGCTTGGTGGACAGATAATGAACACGATATTGCTTGGATACCGCCTTCTCTTCGTGATCCCGCTGGCCCGGGTTACGCTAGAGGAACAGATACTATGGACGTATGGTTTGACAGCGGGACGAGCTGGACCCAGATGAAAGAGAACGATGGCGTTGAATCTACCAGATCTGATATGTACCTTGAAGGGACAGATCAGCATCGTGGATGGTTCCAATCAAGCTTGTTGACACATATTGCGCATCAGTTGGCGAAGGGTTCAAAAGGTCACTTTAAGGCACCATTTAAGACCCTTGTCACCCATGGATTCACTCTCGACCATGCAGGCCGTAAAATGAGCAAGTCCATTGGAAATATCGTTCATCCGCACGAAATCATGAATGGAACCCTTCTTCCCCCGTTGAAAATTAAGAAGGCCAAAGGTGCCAAGGAGAAGCCAACTGCACCGGTTTACGATGCTCTTGGACCAGATGCTTTGCGATTATGGGTTGCTGGGAGCGACTACACAAAAGATGTGGTTATCGGGCAACCAATACTCAAGGCTACCAACGGAAGTCTTCACAAATATCGAGTGACCTTCAGACTCATTCTTGGTGCGCTTCAAGACTTTGATCCGAAGAATCAAATTCCGTATGAATCCCTACGTGCAACCGACAAAATTGCTTTATCGCAATTGCGATCCCTTGTCCTCGCTTGCCAGGAAGCATTCTCAAATCTAGAGTTTTTCAAGGCAGTGACTGCCATTAACCGTTGGGCCAATGCCGACTTTTCTGCTTTCTACATTGAGTCGATAAAAGACCGGTTATATGCAGACTCGACCGACGGTCTAAGCAGACGAGCAGCGCAAACCACCATTTTCCACATATACTCACATCTTCAAAGCATTCTAGGACCGCTTGTCCCGCTCCTTGTCGAAGAGTCATGGGAACACACCCCTGATGTTATCAAGTCCGCTGTCGACCACCCTCTCCGCCGTATTATGGTTCCCCCCGATCCAAAATGGGGAAATTTGTTCCTAGAAAAGAGCTATCCAGCAATAGCGGCTGCCAATGCGGCCGTAAAAATGATGCAGGAAACTGCCCGAGTTAAAAAACAAATGGGCTCTTCTCTTCAATCGTATGTCCATCTGAACGTCCCCGACTCCGTTAGCGTGTTCCAGGAACTTGGCACTGCCGAGTTAGCCGACTTTTTTGTTGTGTCTTCTGTTACCTTGGGAAGCGGTAGTGAAGTGCCGCACGAAGTGGAAAACGCAGAATGGAGCTACGAAGGGCAGTTCGAATTACCCAGTGGCGAGATGGGAAAGGCGTGGATATATACCCCTGTGGAAGGAAAGTGTGCAAGATGTTGGAGGTACCTTGTTCCTGAGTCGATGGCGGAAGATGCGCTATGTCAGAGATGTGAAGATGTTGTTCACGAATTGGAGCCGAATAGTAGTGAGGCTTCGAATACCTCAGAAGCCTCAGAGGCTGCGAGCAGTTTCTCTCGTTGA
- a CDS encoding uncharacterized protein (EggNog:ENOG410PJV8~COG:S~TransMembrane:7 (o32-51i60-79o115-133i140-160o166-184i205-223o235-254i)~BUSCO:11288at33183), protein MFKAPGMMDDPHIPTLGKPPIFQELGNTGRRALWVVAILMLVSSLIFYILGARVVVQKRLFHVLTSLVTTISFLAYFAMATGEGIGYNVASIRQEHKNAPATVEEVYRQVFWVRWLNWGLTFTIILINLALLAGMNGASLLISVAANITMFVTGLISVFSEHGTRWAWFTISCLSYLTVVYHTGFHGRRATLAKDNQTRAFYSSIAGYFLVLLLIYPIIWAASSNTRRMSVDAEIIIYAILDILSQGVFGYWLLVSHDSMQSITLSIDGFWSNGIGNEGTIRVGDNEGA, encoded by the exons ATGTTCAAGGCCCCTGGAATGATGGATGATCCGCATATTCCTACACTTGGAAAGCCTCCTATCTTTCAGGAGCTTGGAAATACAGGACGAAGAGCACTATG GGTCGTGGCAATCTTAATGCTCGTCTCCTCTTTGATCTTCTATATTCTGGGTGCCAGAGTAGTAGTG CAAAAACGGCTTTTCCATGTCCTAACATCCCTCGTAACAACCATCTCCTTCCTTGCCTATTTCGCTATGGCCACGGGAGAGGGTATTGGCTATAATGTTGCTAGCATTCGCCAGGAACACAAGAATGCGCCTGCCACAGTGGAGGAAGTCTACCGCCAGGTCTTCTGGGTTCGCTGGCTCAACTGGGGCCTAACGTTTACTATTATCCTTATCAACTTGGCCCTGTTGGCGGGGATGAATGGAGCTAGCCTTCTCATTTCGGTCGCTGCTAATATTACCATGTTCGTTACTGGGCTAATCAGTGTCTTTAGCGAACATGGTACAAGATGGGCGTGGTTCACGATTTCATGCTTGTCATATCTCACTGTCGTATATCATACTGGATTCCATGGACGCAGGGCAACATTGGCAAAGGACAATCAGACCAGGGCGTTTTACTCCTCGATTGCGGGATACTTCCTCGTTCTGCTCCTAATCTATCCAAT CATATGGGCTGCATCATCCAATACACGCCGGATGAGCGTCGACGCCGAGATTATCATCTATGCGATCCTTGATATTTTGTCACAGGGAGTGTTCGGATACTGGCTCCTTGTTTCCCATGATAGCATGCAGTCCAT CACTCTTAGTATTGATGGCTTCTGGTCCAACGGAATTGGCAACGAAGGAACGATCAGAGTTGGTGACAACGAGGGGGCATAA